One window of Mediterraneibacter butyricigenes genomic DNA carries:
- the tadA gene encoding tRNA adenosine(34) deaminase TadA yields MERELERQREQRQADEIYMKEAIKQAKKAYAIQEVPIGCVIVHEGKIIARGYNRRTTDKNPLAHAEISAIRKASKKLEDWRLEECTLYVTLEPCQMCAGAIVQARISRVVVGCMNPKAGCAGSVFNLLQVPAFNHQAELVTGVRGEECSQMMKQFFKELRQRKNRDR; encoded by the coding sequence ATGGAGCGGGAGCTGGAACGACAGAGAGAACAGCGACAGGCGGATGAAATCTATATGAAAGAAGCAATTAAGCAGGCAAAAAAAGCCTATGCGATTCAGGAAGTGCCGATCGGCTGTGTGATCGTGCACGAGGGGAAGATCATTGCCCGTGGATACAATCGGAGAACCACGGATAAAAATCCGCTGGCACATGCAGAGATCTCGGCGATTCGAAAAGCCAGTAAGAAGCTGGAGGATTGGCGACTGGAAGAATGTACCTTGTATGTGACCCTGGAACCCTGTCAGATGTGCGCCGGAGCGATCGTGCAGGCTCGGATCTCCCGGGTTGTGGTGGGGTGTATGAACCCGAAAGCGGGCTGTGCCGGATCTGTTTTTAATCTGTTGCAGGTTCCGGCGTTCAACCATCAGGCAGAACTGGTGACGGGAGTCAGGGGAGAAGAATGCAGTCAGATGATGAAGCAGTTTTTTAAAGAACTGCGCCAGCGGAAGAATCGGGACAGATAA
- a CDS encoding diguanylate cyclase, producing the protein MREDDKMTKEQAEVEVQNFQKIFDVVRLLKVSEMACAEGSWEWPEKKEEERESEKRYCYDYWKKEQRCENCVSLRAILTKESKGKLEVMEGRIYQVIARYIEVDEEPYIMELIRCLDNDWSIGEANHEKLVDLFVHYNDKLYRDAVTDAYNRRYYEDELRRKKESAGVALIDLDDFKLYNDTYGHQTGDLALYIVVDVIRNNIRKSDKLIRFGGDEFLLVMPDIEGGVFAEKLKKIQEEIHNSSVMGYQNLKMSISAGGVICAGETIEQAVQRADKLMYQAKRNKNMVLTERDAIEEEQEKGGPKQKILVVDDSEMNREILKEMLKKDFDLMEAANGEEGIEMLKKYGRDVSLVLLDIIMPVMDGFEVLMEMNRRHWLEDIPVIMISGEEGQSYIRKAFKFGVSDYIRRPFDGQVVYQRVFNTIKLYAKQRRLMMLLTDQLQEKEKNNQMMVEALSQIVEFRNGESGLHVMHINLLTRLLLEHLVEKTNHYNLSPDDCYMISMASAFHDIGKIGIDEKILNKPGKLTKEEFEQMKQHTVIGASMLDHMERYKDEPMIKLSRQICRWHHERYDGKGYPDGLKGEEIPIAAQVVSLADVYDALISKRAYKEAFSHEKAMQMILNGECGTFNPILLEAFVEIQDKLQRVMQQE; encoded by the coding sequence GTGAGAGAAGATGATAAAATGACAAAAGAACAGGCAGAAGTGGAAGTACAGAATTTTCAGAAAATTTTTGATGTGGTGAGACTTTTAAAAGTCAGTGAGATGGCCTGTGCAGAAGGAAGCTGGGAATGGCCGGAGAAAAAGGAAGAAGAGCGGGAATCGGAAAAGAGATATTGTTATGATTACTGGAAGAAAGAGCAGCGCTGTGAAAACTGCGTATCTCTGCGAGCAATTCTTACAAAAGAGTCAAAGGGCAAACTGGAAGTCATGGAAGGCCGGATTTATCAGGTGATTGCCCGCTATATTGAAGTGGACGAAGAGCCTTATATCATGGAGCTGATCCGGTGTCTGGACAATGACTGGTCTATCGGGGAAGCAAACCATGAAAAACTGGTGGATCTCTTTGTTCATTACAACGATAAACTGTACCGGGATGCGGTGACGGATGCATATAACCGGAGATATTATGAGGACGAACTGCGGAGGAAAAAGGAAAGTGCCGGTGTGGCGCTGATCGATCTGGATGATTTCAAGCTATACAATGATACTTATGGTCATCAGACCGGAGATCTGGCACTGTATATCGTTGTTGACGTGATTCGGAACAATATCCGTAAATCGGATAAGCTGATCCGGTTTGGCGGGGATGAGTTTCTGCTGGTGATGCCGGATATTGAGGGAGGTGTCTTTGCGGAAAAACTGAAGAAGATTCAGGAAGAGATCCACAACAGCAGTGTGATGGGATATCAGAATCTGAAAATGTCCATCAGTGCCGGTGGCGTGATCTGTGCCGGAGAGACCATTGAACAGGCAGTTCAGCGTGCAGATAAGCTGATGTATCAGGCAAAACGTAATAAAAATATGGTACTGACAGAACGGGATGCGATAGAAGAGGAACAGGAGAAAGGGGGTCCGAAGCAGAAGATTCTGGTAGTGGACGATTCGGAAATGAATCGTGAAATTTTAAAAGAAATGCTGAAAAAAGATTTTGATCTGATGGAAGCAGCAAATGGTGAGGAAGGCATTGAGATGTTGAAGAAATATGGCAGAGATGTTTCTCTGGTACTTCTGGATATTATAATGCCGGTGATGGATGGATTCGAAGTTCTGATGGAAATGAATCGGAGACACTGGCTGGAAGATATTCCGGTGATCATGATCTCCGGTGAGGAAGGACAGAGTTACATCCGAAAAGCCTTCAAATTCGGTGTGTCAGATTATATCCGGCGTCCTTTTGACGGACAGGTTGTTTACCAGCGAGTTTTTAATACGATCAAGCTGTATGCAAAGCAGAGAAGACTGATGATGCTTCTTACAGATCAGCTACAGGAAAAAGAGAAGAATAATCAGATGATGGTAGAGGCATTAAGTCAGATCGTAGAGTTCCGAAACGGCGAGAGCGGACTCCATGTCATGCACATCAATCTGCTGACCAGGCTTTTGTTAGAGCATCTGGTAGAAAAGACCAATCATTATAATCTGAGCCCGGATGACTGTTATATGATTTCCATGGCGTCAGCGTTCCATGATATCGGAAAGATCGGAATTGATGAGAAGATCCTGAACAAACCGGGGAAACTGACGAAAGAAGAATTTGAACAGATGAAACAGCATACGGTGATCGGAGCATCGATGCTGGATCATATGGAACGGTATAAAGATGAGCCGATGATCAAATTGTCCAGACAGATCTGCAGATGGCATCATGAGCGGTACGACGGCAAGGGGTATCCTGATGGACTGAAAGGGGAAGAAATTCCGATTGCGGCTCAGGTGGTATCCCTGGCAGATGTGTATGATGCACTGATCAGTAAGCGGGCTTATAAGGAAGCATTTTCGCATGAAAAGGCAATGCAGATGATTCTGAATGGAGAATGTGGTACATTCAATCCGATTCTGCTGGAGGCATTCGTGGAGATTCAGGACAAACTTCAGAGAGTTATGCAACAGGAGTAA
- a CDS encoding RAD23 family protein has protein sequence MENLTFGEQVKIVLSRKGMTIKELAEIIEERTGKKMSRQNLTQRLGRDNFQEQDMRMIASILECPLTLDILSGVERHSEKPIRTSKPSQRTYTAPAQSVAPVSAEASNEKVPVKTEATAEVTPAVSNVPEKSIQDEAPATTSAATKDERDITIGELYNAHNELNKMEEEVHTGKIPVEEIQAALAQNDPLQEEISSQNAQMEQQAAADEPTYHHPHSAPIEPDDDDFEPIISREDFDEDLELGDVNPYTGHEYQTNSVRMHPSRIGYVQVYDRTNHKWTDMTEWAFLGYQERKKALLGKEYDPPIYLD, from the coding sequence ATGGAAAATCTTACATTTGGGGAGCAGGTGAAGATTGTCTTAAGTCGTAAAGGTATGACGATCAAGGAGTTGGCAGAGATCATTGAGGAGCGTACGGGCAAGAAAATGTCCCGTCAGAACCTGACTCAGCGCCTTGGCCGTGATAATTTTCAGGAGCAGGATATGCGCATGATCGCGTCCATCCTGGAATGCCCTCTTACCCTGGATATTCTAAGCGGTGTAGAACGCCACTCCGAGAAACCGATCCGTACTTCCAAGCCATCGCAGCGAACTTATACCGCACCGGCCCAATCTGTTGCACCCGTTTCTGCAGAAGCTTCAAATGAAAAAGTTCCTGTAAAAACCGAAGCCACAGCGGAAGTCACTCCCGCAGTATCAAATGTACCGGAAAAATCCATACAGGATGAAGCACCAGCGACAACTTCAGCTGCTACGAAAGACGAACGGGATATCACCATCGGGGAACTCTACAACGCACATAATGAATTGAATAAAATGGAAGAAGAAGTTCATACCGGCAAGATTCCGGTAGAAGAAATTCAGGCTGCACTGGCTCAGAACGATCCTCTGCAGGAAGAAATTTCTTCTCAGAACGCACAGATGGAACAGCAGGCTGCTGCGGATGAACCGACTTACCACCATCCACACTCCGCACCGATCGAACCGGACGATGATGATTTTGAGCCTATCATTTCCCGGGAAGATTTCGACGAAGACCTGGAACTCGGAGATGTAAATCCTTATACCGGTCACGAATACCAGACCAACAGCGTTCGTATGCATCCTTCCCGGATCGGATATGTTCAGGTTTACGATCGAACCAATCACAAATGGACCGACATGACGGAATGGGCATTTCTTGGCTATCAGGAGCGTAAGAAAGCGCTGCTTGGCAAGGAATACGATCCGCCGATTTATTTGGATTAA
- a CDS encoding DUF1700 domain-containing protein, whose product MTKTEFLKKLQEELEQGMAPAEVRENVEYYRNYIEDEKSKGESEDAVVNSLGDPWAIAKNILESPGGQGTGGGGYYEDPYRQPADYTQSSDRDQEGPKVHVYNFDAPWKRFLLVAVVILILVGLILLITGVVSFLAPVIVPIFLVILLFRLFGNRR is encoded by the coding sequence ATGACAAAGACAGAATTTTTAAAGAAACTGCAGGAAGAACTGGAGCAGGGAATGGCTCCGGCAGAAGTGCGGGAGAATGTAGAGTATTACAGAAATTATATAGAAGACGAGAAATCCAAAGGAGAAAGTGAGGACGCGGTCGTCAACAGTCTGGGAGATCCGTGGGCAATCGCGAAGAATATCCTGGAGTCTCCGGGAGGACAGGGAACCGGTGGCGGTGGATATTATGAAGATCCTTACCGGCAGCCTGCTGATTATACGCAAAGCAGTGACCGTGATCAGGAAGGACCGAAGGTTCATGTGTATAATTTTGATGCTCCGTGGAAACGCTTTTTGCTGGTAGCAGTGGTGATCCTGATCTTAGTGGGACTGATTCTGCTGATAACGGGAGTGGTTAGTTTCCTGGCACCGGTGATCGTTCCGATCTTCCTGGTGATTTTATTGTTTCGACTTTTTGGAAACAGGCGATGA
- a CDS encoding DUF6128 domain-containing protein, which produces MQSNTSYLYEYEHHKRLRNAGFLKFHASSDLYLIRLHIKSPVLGSGIAWNLHAFSTASGICTLYPLDTVISDHQSLHLQIYLSAEHLPATVTLSQIDGLWLSGDSSHYFVASWHQIVIPSEHVLFSTEPEDSCEEAPGSDSAANSQPLSAASETIEITSSETETSLSDVCEASENLSRKTCAVQPFDKVSSTPAPAKSPASPCRKISRQDLKHLPRRYWALANNSFLLHGYYAYHHLIYIDRNGKSFLGVPGIFSQKEQRAARLFGFPEFSREYLNTLELDSDECSGCDHFGYWIRPVF; this is translated from the coding sequence ATGCAGTCAAACACTTCTTATCTTTATGAATATGAACACCATAAACGCCTGAGAAATGCGGGATTTTTAAAGTTTCATGCCTCTTCCGACCTTTATCTGATCCGACTTCATATAAAATCTCCCGTTCTCGGATCCGGGATTGCCTGGAACCTTCATGCATTTTCCACTGCCTCCGGCATCTGTACCTTATATCCGTTAGATACAGTCATCTCCGACCACCAGAGCCTCCATCTACAAATCTATTTGAGTGCAGAACATCTGCCTGCTACTGTCACGCTGTCGCAAATCGATGGACTCTGGCTCTCCGGTGATTCTTCCCATTATTTCGTTGCCTCCTGGCACCAGATTGTAATTCCTTCAGAGCATGTTCTGTTTTCTACGGAACCGGAAGACTCCTGCGAAGAAGCTCCCGGCAGCGATTCCGCTGCAAATTCCCAGCCTTTATCTGCCGCTTCGGAAACGATAGAGATTACTTCTTCCGAGACGGAAACCTCCCTGTCCGACGTCTGTGAAGCTTCGGAAAACCTTTCCCGGAAGACCTGTGCCGTGCAGCCTTTTGATAAAGTTTCTTCCACGCCTGCTCCGGCTAAATCTCCGGCTTCGCCTTGCCGCAAAATCTCCCGGCAGGATTTGAAACACCTGCCCCGAAGATACTGGGCCCTTGCCAACAACAGCTTTCTTCTGCACGGCTACTATGCCTATCATCACCTGATCTATATAGATCGAAACGGAAAAAGCTTTCTCGGTGTTCCTGGAATCTTTTCCCAGAAAGAACAGCGCGCCGCCAGATTATTTGGGTTCCCGGAATTTTCCAGAGAATATCTGAACACTCTGGAGTTAGATTCCGATGAATGCAGCGGATGCGATCATTTTGGCTACTGGATCCGGCCTGTTTTCTGA
- a CDS encoding ammonium transporter: MTQELITQVTEAVLPEVFGIWFLIGAALVFFMQAGFAMVETGFTRAKNAGNIIMKNLMDFCIGTVVFIFLGFGLFLGEDALGGFIGIPNLGIFTDYANFDWSNFVFNLVFCATAATIVSGAMAERTKFLSYCIYSGVISAVVYPIEAHWVWGGGWLAQMGFHDFAGSAVIHTVGGLTALIGAAMVGPRIGKFTRDKSGKVTKVHAFPGHNLVIGALGCFILWFGWYGFNGAAATTGPQLASIFMTTTIAPATATVVCMIFTWIRYGKPDVSMCLNASLAGLVAITASCDVTDGLGALIIGAVAGLLVVFGVWFCDNVVHVDDPVGAVAVHCCNGIWGTIAVGLFATTSAPECTMNGLFYGGGFKLLGTQILGIFAIMVWTAVTMTIVFSAIKATIGLRVSEEEEIVGLDSMEHGLASAYAGFSIMDITEGGMAENENTELGEESYERASEVQKAVAVPVAGPVDAETGIHKVVIIAKLSRYEKLKTALNNLGVTGMTVTQVMGCGIQKGAGEKYRGVEMDVTVLPKVKLEVIVGSIPVEKVIETAKKTLYTGHVGDGKIFVYNVQKVVKVRTGEEDLEALKDVE, from the coding sequence ATGACACAAGAATTGATTACACAGGTAACAGAAGCCGTGTTGCCGGAAGTTTTTGGCATCTGGTTTCTGATCGGCGCAGCATTGGTATTCTTTATGCAGGCTGGATTCGCAATGGTAGAGACAGGATTTACCAGAGCAAAAAATGCAGGAAACATCATTATGAAAAATCTGATGGATTTCTGTATCGGAACAGTTGTATTTATCTTCTTGGGATTTGGATTATTCTTAGGAGAAGATGCACTGGGAGGATTCATCGGAATCCCGAATCTTGGAATCTTTACAGATTATGCAAATTTCGACTGGTCTAATTTCGTATTTAACTTAGTGTTCTGTGCAACGGCAGCAACTATCGTTTCAGGAGCTATGGCAGAACGTACAAAATTCTTATCCTATTGTATTTACTCCGGCGTGATTTCAGCAGTGGTATATCCGATTGAAGCACACTGGGTATGGGGCGGCGGATGGCTGGCTCAGATGGGATTTCATGATTTCGCAGGGTCCGCAGTGATTCATACGGTTGGTGGTTTGACCGCACTGATCGGTGCAGCAATGGTAGGACCGAGAATTGGAAAATTTACCAGAGATAAATCCGGAAAAGTAACAAAGGTTCATGCATTTCCTGGTCATAACCTGGTAATCGGAGCTTTGGGATGTTTTATTCTCTGGTTTGGATGGTATGGATTCAACGGTGCGGCAGCAACTACAGGACCGCAGTTGGCTTCCATCTTTATGACAACAACCATCGCACCGGCAACCGCAACGGTTGTATGTATGATCTTTACATGGATTCGTTATGGAAAACCGGATGTGTCCATGTGTCTGAATGCATCTCTGGCAGGTTTGGTAGCAATTACAGCATCTTGTGACGTGACAGATGGTCTGGGAGCACTGATTATCGGAGCAGTTGCAGGACTTCTGGTAGTTTTTGGAGTTTGGTTCTGTGACAATGTGGTTCATGTAGATGACCCGGTTGGAGCCGTAGCAGTTCACTGCTGCAATGGTATCTGGGGAACAATCGCAGTTGGTCTGTTTGCAACAACAAGCGCACCGGAATGTACGATGAATGGTTTGTTCTATGGTGGTGGCTTTAAACTTTTAGGTACACAGATTCTTGGAATCTTTGCAATCATGGTTTGGACAGCTGTAACAATGACCATCGTATTTTCAGCAATCAAAGCAACCATCGGACTTCGTGTTTCTGAAGAGGAAGAGATTGTCGGTCTGGATTCTATGGAACATGGTCTTGCATCTGCTTACGCAGGATTCAGTATTATGGATATTACAGAAGGCGGTATGGCTGAAAATGAAAATACAGAACTGGGTGAAGAATCTTATGAACGGGCATCTGAAGTACAGAAGGCAGTGGCAGTACCGGTTGCAGGTCCGGTAGATGCAGAGACAGGTATCCACAAAGTTGTAATTATCGCAAAACTGTCCAGATATGAGAAACTGAAAACAGCCCTCAACAATCTGGGTGTAACAGGTATGACGGTAACACAGGTTATGGGTTGTGGAATCCAGAAAGGTGCCGGAGAGAAATATCGTGGAGTTGAGATGGATGTAACGGTACTTCCGAAGGTAAAACTGGAAGTCATCGTTGGAAGTATTCCGGTGGAAAAAGTCATTGAGACAGCGAAGAAGACTCTGTACACCGGTCATGTCGGAGATGGTAAGATCTTTGTATACAACGTACAAAAAGTTGTGAAGGTTCGGACCGGCGAGGAAGATCTGGAAGCGCTGAAAGACGTAGAGTAA
- a CDS encoding deoxyguanosinetriphosphate triphosphohydrolase has product MEWNRLLCQKRIRQSSHSAADSRIKDGFDLRNEFEKDYHRIIGSASFRRLQDKTQVFPLDQSDFIRTRLTHSLEVASFGKSLGHNIGENILASHKDSSFTPQMKEDICHILECAGLIHDIGNPPFGHFGEEAIRDWFAQNLPKLQFFDTPVSELLSPQMYQDLIHFEGNAQALRLVTKLHYLVDEHGMNLTFALLNTIIKYPISSTDVRPDSENFLEHKIGYYLAEQPIFETIVSETGCGHHRHPLTFILEAADDLAYKTADIEDGFVKGFFSYRTLFEELQHLEQQFPDSSFPGSRALESLYRRGQKKEVRNPESYAVKNWIIQIQGFLIQCATQGFTMHYTDIMNGTYAHDLYYETAGCHLMDFLGDVAFRYVFSSSQIYQMEMRESVILNFLLDQFVQAALYYDTDQSLGTIDKRYLSLISDNYKTAYRYHSRECSPEEKLYLRLLLVTDYICGMTDSYALRLYKELNLMI; this is encoded by the coding sequence ATGGAATGGAACCGACTTCTCTGCCAAAAACGTATCCGTCAAAGTTCACATTCTGCTGCCGATAGCCGAATCAAAGACGGGTTTGATCTGCGCAACGAATTTGAAAAAGACTATCATCGCATTATCGGAAGTGCTTCTTTTCGCCGTCTTCAGGATAAGACACAGGTCTTTCCTCTGGATCAGAGCGATTTTATCCGCACACGACTGACCCATTCTCTGGAGGTTGCCTCTTTCGGGAAATCTCTGGGGCATAATATCGGGGAAAATATTTTAGCCAGCCACAAAGACTCCTCTTTTACTCCACAGATGAAAGAAGATATCTGCCACATCCTGGAATGTGCCGGTCTGATTCACGATATCGGGAATCCACCCTTCGGACATTTCGGAGAAGAAGCGATCCGGGACTGGTTTGCACAGAATCTGCCAAAACTTCAATTTTTCGATACGCCGGTCAGCGAATTGTTAAGCCCACAGATGTATCAGGATCTGATTCATTTTGAAGGAAATGCGCAGGCTCTTCGTCTGGTCACAAAATTACATTATCTGGTGGATGAGCACGGCATGAACCTGACCTTTGCTCTTTTAAACACCATCATCAAATATCCGATTTCATCCACGGATGTTCGACCGGATTCTGAAAATTTTCTGGAACATAAGATTGGATATTATCTGGCGGAACAGCCAATTTTTGAAACGATTGTTTCTGAGACAGGATGCGGGCATCATCGGCATCCTCTGACCTTTATTCTGGAAGCTGCCGATGATCTTGCCTATAAGACAGCCGATATTGAGGACGGGTTTGTAAAAGGATTCTTTTCTTACCGGACCCTCTTTGAAGAACTGCAGCATCTGGAACAGCAGTTTCCGGACAGTTCCTTCCCCGGCTCAAGAGCTCTGGAAAGCCTTTATCGTCGCGGTCAGAAAAAAGAAGTCCGCAATCCGGAATCCTATGCAGTCAAGAACTGGATCATTCAGATTCAGGGATTCCTGATCCAATGCGCCACTCAGGGATTTACCATGCACTATACAGATATCATGAACGGAACTTATGCCCACGATCTGTACTATGAAACTGCCGGTTGTCACCTGATGGATTTTCTGGGGGATGTGGCGTTTCGCTATGTCTTCTCCTCCAGCCAGATTTATCAGATGGAGATGCGGGAATCCGTGATCCTGAATTTCCTTCTGGATCAGTTTGTACAGGCCGCTCTGTATTACGATACAGATCAGTCATTAGGCACCATTGACAAAAGATACCTTTCCCTGATCTCCGACAATTACAAAACCGCTTATCGCTATCATTCCAGAGAATGTTCCCCGGAAGAAAAGCTGTATCTGCGGCTTTTGCTTGTCACAGACTACATCTGCGGCATGACAGACAGTTATGCCTTGCGGTTATATAAAGAACTGAATCTGATGATTTGA
- a CDS encoding M15 family metallopeptidase, translating into MANGNSRKREKLIKICKVFGGGGLILGLIVGIFGTKIVDHIGANKTKEAYTAQIQKAESETKSLKEQLAGSREEIEKKIAAADWNMILVNEEFPLSKDFKVDLDTLDGEYKADKRIVKDAKAMIAAAAKEDLNLVVQSAYRDESKQTSVFEQTMETLVENGSSYLDAYDEAKKSVNLPGNSEHATGLALDIVSDTYTDLDEKFAATDEGKWLAAHCAEYGFILRYPKGKEDITGITYEPWHFRYVGTDMAKELTDKGITLEEYYGLN; encoded by the coding sequence ATGGCAAATGGAAACAGCAGAAAACGGGAGAAACTGATAAAGATCTGTAAAGTATTTGGTGGTGGCGGACTGATCCTGGGACTGATTGTCGGAATTTTTGGGACGAAGATTGTGGATCATATCGGAGCCAACAAGACAAAAGAAGCCTATACGGCACAGATCCAGAAGGCAGAAAGCGAAACGAAGAGCCTGAAAGAGCAACTGGCAGGCAGCAGGGAAGAGATCGAGAAAAAAATCGCGGCAGCGGACTGGAATATGATTCTGGTCAATGAAGAGTTTCCGTTGTCAAAAGATTTTAAAGTAGATCTGGATACATTGGACGGAGAATATAAGGCAGACAAGCGAATCGTCAAAGACGCGAAAGCAATGATCGCGGCAGCGGCAAAGGAAGATCTGAATCTTGTGGTTCAGTCTGCTTATCGGGATGAAAGCAAACAGACCAGCGTATTTGAACAGACCATGGAGACGCTGGTAGAGAACGGTTCCTCTTATCTGGATGCATATGATGAGGCAAAGAAATCCGTGAACCTGCCGGGCAACAGTGAACATGCCACCGGTCTGGCTCTGGATATTGTTTCGGATACTTACACAGATCTGGATGAAAAATTTGCAGCCACGGACGAAGGAAAATGGCTGGCTGCGCATTGCGCGGAATATGGATTTATTTTACGTTACCCCAAAGGAAAGGAAGACATCACAGGAATTACATACGAACCTTGGCATTTCCGGTATGTGGGAACGGATATGGCAAAAGAACTGACAGATAAGGGCATTACACTGGAAGAGTATTATGGCCTGAATTAG
- a CDS encoding bifunctional diguanylate cyclase/phosphodiesterase produces the protein MGVNYTQKSVIEIMNEILSAVRDYYDSDYAYYAERSEDEILTVYEWCADGKEWMREQIRMSSTKDAPRWMKEEILDPNDSDYSVFFPLGEGVMGILAAVGVHRGGCGLELLHTTAPFMGQILAMKKAEKKQEYLSYHDEMTGLLNRNSFVEYTEGLDVKELESAGAVSVDINSLKKFNLEFGHDYGDEVVRRVAELLEEYFKGDHVFRLTGDEYLILCENIPYEKFITQVHDLHTKLDNISLDLTSVGYAWEKVEIDTDRLIRGAEEMMHQEKQDYYRRERKEDHRPIIEQDLLDDIRGGRYIVCLDPEFDIQTDSVSGASAVIRYHHKDLGVIDPKKYLDILEQTKLSYHLDIYIFEQVCRTLQNWVQREIPLIPISVPLSGVTLRRDGIAEELIQIARKYRVPTEYLLVEVSDVDSHLNQEMIAATTNKIRKGNIRVVLDQFGSKQSSLASIAIMEFDVLKLDRSIVEDIVGNHRCQVVAQAILDTCRRLGVNSIASGVVTQDQLNVLKELGYQNAEGVLFNKPITVETFEVRYLGQ, from the coding sequence ATGGGTGTAAACTATACACAAAAATCAGTCATTGAGATTATGAATGAGATTTTAAGTGCGGTTCGGGATTATTATGATTCGGACTACGCTTATTATGCAGAACGCAGTGAGGACGAGATCCTTACGGTATATGAGTGGTGTGCGGACGGAAAAGAATGGATGCGTGAGCAGATCCGCATGAGTTCGACAAAGGACGCTCCGAGATGGATGAAAGAAGAAATCCTGGATCCGAATGATTCGGATTACAGTGTGTTCTTTCCGTTGGGCGAAGGTGTTATGGGGATTCTGGCAGCAGTCGGAGTACACCGGGGCGGCTGCGGTCTGGAACTGCTTCATACGACGGCACCTTTTATGGGGCAGATCCTTGCAATGAAAAAAGCAGAAAAGAAGCAGGAATATTTGAGCTATCATGACGAGATGACCGGACTTCTGAACCGGAACAGTTTCGTAGAATATACAGAAGGGCTGGATGTAAAAGAACTGGAGTCTGCAGGAGCAGTTTCCGTTGATATCAACAGCCTGAAGAAATTTAATCTGGAATTTGGCCATGACTACGGAGATGAAGTGGTGCGAAGAGTGGCGGAACTTCTGGAAGAATATTTCAAGGGAGATCATGTATTCCGCCTGACAGGCGACGAATATCTGATCCTCTGTGAGAACATCCCTTATGAAAAATTTATCACACAGGTGCACGACCTGCATACAAAGCTGGACAATATCAGCCTGGATTTGACTTCTGTAGGTTATGCATGGGAAAAGGTGGAGATTGATACAGACCGGCTGATCCGTGGCGCGGAAGAGATGATGCATCAGGAGAAACAGGATTATTACAGAAGAGAACGTAAAGAAGATCACAGGCCGATCATTGAGCAGGATCTCTTAGACGATATCCGGGGCGGACGCTATATTGTGTGTCTGGATCCGGAGTTTGATATCCAGACCGATTCCGTATCCGGTGCTTCGGCGGTGATCCGGTATCACCACAAAGATCTGGGTGTGATTGATCCGAAGAAATATCTGGATATTCTGGAGCAGACCAAATTATCCTATCATCTGGATATTTATATTTTTGAACAGGTCTGTCGGACGCTGCAGAACTGGGTACAAAGAGAGATTCCGCTGATTCCGATTTCTGTTCCGCTTTCCGGCGTAACCCTTCGGAGAGACGGGATTGCGGAAGAACTGATACAGATTGCCCGGAAATATCGGGTGCCGACGGAATACCTTCTGGTGGAGGTTTCCGATGTGGATAGCCATTTGAATCAGGAAATGATCGCAGCGACAACCAACAAGATCCGAAAAGGCAATATCAGGGTAGTACTGGATCAGTTCGGCTCCAAGCAGTCAAGTCTGGCTTCTATTGCGATCATGGAATTTGATGTACTGAAGCTGGATCGCAGTATTGTGGAAGATATTGTAGGAAATCACCGCTGTCAGGTGGTGGCGCAGGCAATTCTTGATACCTGCCGCAGACTTGGAGTCAATTCCATTGCCAGCGGAGTGGTGACGCAGGATCAGTTAAATGTATTAAAAGAACTAGGATATCAGAATGCAGAAGGGGTATTGTTTAACAAGCCAATTACCGTGGAGACGTTTGAAGTACGGTATCTGGGACAGTAA